The following coding sequences are from one Asterias amurensis chromosome 8, ASM3211899v1 window:
- the LOC139941221 gene encoding uncharacterized protein gives MTDSGFGTVDSSTVSSGTPMDMWNDTMESTTEMAWENITLSTAASWINGSTNSMDLNNSSGYLTPDVTLESNSTTGFVNATSWITSTVTSSSTAALTTSEPVPASGVAIAAAVFMVIFLLLALAGNVCCLIALRHKTLEKAVAIYTFLGNLCAVQFSDSILNMSLIIGAASSGGWPFGIFMCQFSAFILNLLNAESILALTLLALDRLLAVKWPETYSNMNRAKASFITGYAWLHGTLFTLFILAGVIPSEYLPDCYLCSVSSGTGYVYVVFFSLFCYILPLIIIISMYGVIVKVAVDEKPTVQNFNAELHYANRLGRRSKLWSELRRAKVIGALVIFWCVFQGPYLALQTVYLYGNSSYPSETDNVFSSDLKTAFTWMRFCYPWIVSVVVIVGFPEVREEFVSSVCHKNNTVNSGMGKQEMLAKPGVRTSWTSDASNSRPSTLGRSFQVPVLFATSGGLRLQIGNSKRDNDVDRAADYRQDGFHPDPRMKYDPTKSRYPPPLTPVPQGSDEETGGSWDLRTGPEEVAQEATLVSTISSSDPERTRSQSTSSSFQLSLTSRELKMHRSSSPKSPVGSPRNVLAETPPGSIPPSESSTPR, from the coding sequence ATGACAGATTCGGGGTTTGGAACCGTTGACAGTTCTACGGTTTCCTCCGGTACCCCAATGGATATGTGGAACGACACCATGGAGTCTACGACCGAGATGGCGTGGGAGAATATCACACTTTCTACGGCAGCATCATGGATAAACGGCAGCACGAACTCGATGGACCTCAACAACAGTTCAGGGTATCTAACCCCAGACGTAACCCTCGAATCCAATTCCACAACTGGTTTTGTGAATGCCACTAGTTGGATTACCTCTACCGTAACCAGTAGCTCAACAGCTGCTTTGACAACGTCAGAACCAGTTCCAGCTTCAGGAGTTGCGATTGCAGCAGCCGTATTTATGgtcatttttcttcttcttgctcTAGCAGGAAATGTTTGCTGCCTGATTGCTCTCAGACACAAAACCTTAGAGAAAGCTGTCGCGATCTATACCTTCTTGGGCAACCTCTGTGCTGTTCAGTTCAGTGATAGTATCCTAAACATGAGCCTGATCATTGGAGCTGCTTCCAGTGGCGGCTGGCCGTTTGGAATCTTCATGTGCCAGTTCAGTGCCTTCATTTTAAACCTACTCAACGCAGAATCCATTCTAGCTTTGACTTTGCTCGCCCTTGACCGCTTGCTAGCGGTGAAATGGCCTGAAACTTACAGCAATATGAACAGGGCCAAAGCCAGCTTCATCACAGGGTATGCATGGCTCCACGGTACCCTCTTCACACTCTTTATCCTAGCTGGGGTCATTCCTTCCGAATACCTCCCAGACTGCTACCTCTGCTCAGTTTCATCGGGGACAGGTTATGTGTACGtcgtgtttttttcattattttgctACATTCTCCCGCTGATCATCATCATTTCAATGTATGGCGTCATCGTTAAGGTGGCTGTAGACGAGAAGCCAACAGTGCAGAACTTTAATGCCGAGCTGCACTACGCCAACAGGCTAGGTCGTCGGTCAAAGCTTTGGAGCGAACTCAGACGAGCTAAGGTCATCGGGGCACTTGTAATCTTTTGGTGTGTGTTTCAAGGTCCTTACCTAGCCTTGCAGACTGTCTACCTTTACGGTAACTCCAGCTATCCAAGTGAAACTGATAATGTTTTCTCATCTGATCTGAAGACTGCCTTCACGTGGATGCGATTCTGCTATCCGTGGATCGTCTCCGTCGTGGTCATCGTAGGCTTCCCAGAGGTCAGGGAAGAGTTCGTCAGCTCCGTTTGCCACAAAAACAACACAGTCAACTCCGGGATGGGAAAGCAAGAGATGCTGGCCAAACCAGGCGTGCGGACGTCCTGGACGAGCGATGCATCAAATAGCCGACCATCAACTCTAGGTCGATCATTCCAGGTCCCCGTCCTGTTTGCCACATCGGGAGGTCTTCGGCTTCAGATTGGCAACAGTAAGAGAGACAATGACGTGGACAGAGCAGCCGATTACCGGCAAGATGGTTTCCATCCAGACCCAAGGATGAAATACGACCCCACCAAGTCCCGCTACCCTCCACCATTGACCCCAGTACCTCAAGGCAGTGATGAGGAGACTGGTGGAAGTTGGGACCTCCGCACTGGACCAGAAGAGGTCGCCCAGGAGGCCACACTCGTCTCTACCATCAGCTCGTCAGATCCTGAGCGTACCAGGTCGCAAAGTACCTCGTCTAGTTTCCAGCTTTCGTTGACCAGTCGGGAGCTGAAGATGCACCGTAGTTCCTCACCGAAAAGCCCTGTTGGTAGCCCAAGGAATGTGTTGGCAGAGACCCCACCTGGATCTATACCACCATCTGAATCCAGCACACCTCGGTAG